The following coding sequences lie in one Caproicibacterium argilliputei genomic window:
- a CDS encoding QueT transporter family protein — protein sequence MQSKKMPVLYLAQAGIIAALYLVLTLLANALGVGSQAIQFRFSEVLTILPVLTPAAVPGLAVGCFLGNLSSPFGPVDWIFGTLATLVGTVLCRALRGVRWKGLPVVSSLMAVIANMVIISFEITCLGTGTSLSLANFGMQVFLMNALTIGIGEVVMCTVGGLVLVHVLERSHAAQRLFAEH from the coding sequence ATGCAGAGTAAGAAAATGCCTGTGCTGTACTTGGCGCAGGCGGGGATTATTGCGGCCCTTTACCTGGTGTTGACGCTTCTGGCAAATGCACTCGGTGTGGGTTCGCAGGCTATTCAGTTCCGCTTCAGCGAGGTGCTGACCATTCTGCCGGTGCTGACGCCGGCGGCGGTGCCCGGGCTGGCGGTTGGGTGCTTTCTAGGCAACCTTTCCAGCCCGTTCGGGCCGGTGGACTGGATTTTCGGCACTTTGGCGACCTTGGTGGGGACGGTGCTGTGCCGTGCGCTGCGCGGGGTGCGCTGGAAAGGGCTGCCGGTGGTGTCCTCGCTGATGGCGGTCATTGCCAACATGGTGATTATTTCTTTTGAGATTACCTGCCTTGGAACAGGCACCAGCCTTTCCCTTGCCAACTTCGGGATGCAGGTGTTCCTGATGAATGCCCTGACAATTGGCATTGGGGAAGTGGTGATGTGCACCGTTGGCGGTCTGGTTTTGGTTCATGTGCTGGAGCGCTCTCACGCCGCACAGCGTTTGTTCGCAGAACACTGA
- a CDS encoding dipeptidase — translation MRFFDLHCDTISTRVARGGGKVHLRRSEGQLDLERLRAGGVSAQVFAAFLPTGDAAREVGVTEKPQALFDQIYACYQKELRANKDLLAPALSGRDILKNEQNGRISAILSIEDSVLLDGNLHKLPALHKKGVRIMTLTWNYENSLGYPASPVPADMARGLKPFGKAAVQRMQELGILVDVSHLSDGGFQDVAALSRTAHIPFAATHSCARALCPHPRNLTDEMLHTIGETGSVCGINFNAYFLNGRSGNYTKIDDIVQCARYMRNKAGIDALALGSDFDGIDSTLEFGDCAGLPQLADALAMYFPSEEVEKICWKNALRVFSAVTDR, via the coding sequence ATGCGCTTTTTTGACCTTCATTGTGATACCATCAGCACACGGGTGGCACGCGGCGGCGGCAAAGTGCACCTGCGCCGCAGCGAGGGGCAGCTTGACCTGGAGCGCCTGCGTGCAGGCGGCGTTTCCGCGCAGGTTTTTGCCGCCTTTCTGCCCACCGGCGATGCCGCCAGAGAAGTCGGCGTCACTGAAAAGCCGCAGGCGCTTTTTGACCAAATTTACGCCTGCTATCAAAAGGAACTGCGTGCCAACAAAGACCTGCTTGCGCCTGCGCTTTCCGGCAGGGACATTCTGAAAAACGAGCAGAACGGCCGCATCTCCGCCATTCTCAGTATTGAAGACTCCGTTTTGCTGGATGGCAATCTGCACAAGCTGCCTGCGCTGCACAAAAAAGGCGTGCGTATTATGACGCTGACATGGAACTATGAAAACAGCCTCGGCTACCCTGCCAGCCCGGTTCCCGCAGACATGGCGCGCGGTCTGAAGCCCTTTGGCAAAGCGGCGGTGCAGCGGATGCAGGAGCTTGGCATTCTAGTGGATGTTTCCCACCTTTCGGACGGCGGCTTTCAGGATGTTGCCGCGCTTTCCCGCACTGCACACATTCCCTTTGCCGCAACCCATTCGTGTGCCCGCGCGCTGTGCCCGCACCCGCGCAACCTGACTGACGAAATGCTGCACACCATCGGTGAAACCGGCTCGGTGTGCGGTATCAACTTCAACGCCTACTTTTTAAACGGGCGCAGCGGCAATTACACAAAAATTGACGACATTGTGCAGTGTGCACGGTATATGCGCAACAAAGCCGGCATTGACGCGCTGGCACTCGGCTCCGATTTCGACGGCATTGATTCCACTCTGGAGTTTGGCGACTGCGCCGGCCTGCCACAGCTGGCAGATGCGCTGGCCATGTACTTTCCCTCTGAAGAAGTTGAAAAAATCTGCTGGAAAAATGCCCTGCGCGTTTTTTCTGCTGTTACAGACCGATGA
- a CDS encoding alpha-N-arabinofuranosidase, which yields MSKITIDAARKKSKINRNIYGHFSEHLGRCIYNGVFVGENAKIPNENGMRKDVVEALRNIQVPVLRWPGGCFADEYHWKDGIGPKETRKRMVNTNWGGVTEDNSFGTHEFMELCRQLGCQPYVNGNVGSGTVQEMSEWVEYMNFDGLSPMTELRKANGSEKPWGVKYFGVGNENWGCGGNMRPEYYADLFRRYQTFARNYGENKLCRIACGPNGADYNWTDKVMASAGPFMDALTLHYYTVPGTWEKKGHATGFDEAQYYDTLKKALFMEELISNHTQVMNKYDPKHRVGLIVDEWGTWYDVEPGTNPGFLYQQNTMRDAMVAALTLNIFNQHSDRVVMANIAQMVNVLQAVILTEGDKMLLTPTYHVFDLYKAHQDAELVDSFVESAQIGTEGEEFPQLSVSASVDEKGVLHLTAANTSLTGSEPVECRLLNKEAGKVSARILAGAMDAHNTFDAPNAVQPEPFDKVTVKGETLTFTMPACSIVEITVE from the coding sequence ATGAGCAAAATCACTATTGATGCAGCCCGCAAAAAAAGCAAGATCAATCGCAATATTTACGGCCATTTTTCCGAGCACCTGGGCCGGTGCATTTACAACGGCGTCTTTGTAGGGGAAAACGCGAAGATTCCAAATGAAAACGGTATGCGCAAAGATGTTGTCGAGGCGCTGCGCAACATTCAGGTGCCGGTTCTGCGCTGGCCGGGCGGCTGTTTTGCGGATGAGTACCACTGGAAAGACGGCATCGGTCCGAAAGAAACCCGCAAAAGGATGGTCAACACCAACTGGGGCGGCGTTACTGAGGACAATTCCTTTGGTACCCATGAATTTATGGAGCTCTGCCGCCAGCTGGGCTGCCAGCCGTATGTAAACGGAAATGTCGGCTCCGGCACGGTGCAGGAAATGAGCGAGTGGGTTGAGTACATGAACTTTGACGGCCTTTCGCCGATGACAGAACTGCGCAAGGCGAATGGCAGTGAAAAGCCGTGGGGTGTCAAATACTTTGGTGTTGGCAACGAAAACTGGGGCTGCGGCGGCAATATGCGTCCGGAGTATTATGCGGATCTGTTCCGCCGGTACCAGACCTTTGCGCGCAACTACGGGGAAAACAAGCTGTGCCGCATTGCCTGCGGCCCGAACGGCGCGGATTACAACTGGACAGACAAAGTCATGGCGAGTGCAGGCCCGTTCATGGACGCGTTGACTCTGCACTACTACACCGTACCGGGCACTTGGGAGAAAAAGGGGCACGCGACCGGTTTTGACGAGGCGCAGTATTACGACACTCTGAAAAAAGCCCTGTTCATGGAGGAACTGATTTCCAACCACACGCAGGTGATGAATAAATATGACCCGAAGCACCGTGTGGGTCTGATTGTCGACGAGTGGGGCACTTGGTACGACGTGGAGCCGGGCACGAATCCGGGCTTTCTGTATCAGCAAAACACCATGCGCGACGCGATGGTTGCCGCGCTGACACTGAACATCTTTAACCAGCACAGCGACCGCGTTGTTATGGCAAATATTGCGCAGATGGTTAACGTGCTGCAGGCAGTTATCCTGACAGAGGGCGACAAGATGCTGCTGACGCCAACCTACCATGTGTTTGACCTTTACAAGGCACATCAGGATGCGGAGTTGGTGGACAGCTTCGTTGAGTCTGCACAGATTGGCACTGAGGGCGAGGAATTCCCGCAGCTCAGTGTTTCCGCTTCCGTCGATGAAAAGGGCGTGTTGCACCTCACAGCGGCTAACACCTCCCTGACTGGTTCCGAGCCGGTGGAGTGCCGCCTGCTTAACAAGGAAGCCGGAAAGGTCAGCGCACGTATCCTGGCCGGCGCGATGGATGCGCACAACACCTTTGATGCACCGAATGCCGTACAGCCGGAACCGTTTGACAAGGTTACGGTCAAGGGCGAAACGCTTACCTTTACCATGCCGGCGTGCAGCATTGTGGAAATTACAGTCGAGTAA
- a CDS encoding hemolysin family protein, with amino-acid sequence MAPDPDGTAMFPWGSLFLLAVLILINGFFSASEIAVITLNDSKIRKMAEDGNSKAKAILKLTRNSNRFLATIQVGVTLSGFLSSAAASQSFSTMLADALLVTGLPRSVLQVVSSLLITLVLSYFSLVLGELVPKQLALHRAEAIAFRFAGFLNGLSAFFTPLVKLLTVSTTTVLRLFNIRPGQDDQETVTEEGIRLMVDEGEERGVIEETEKDMISNVLDFDDNTVSEMMTHRTEIAAVEDTDTVQDVVRLSMEKGFSRIPVYHEDLDNILGFLYVKDLLKFIGQPPQEGKLTDLMRPAAFVPETQSCSKLFQEMTEQHRQIAVVVDEYGGTEGLITLEDLLEAIVGSIQDEYDHEEEEIVEDGPNHWSVEGSLLVEDIEDLTGVTLPKGEYETIAGLMVALLGRIPHENEHPTVNCETLTLTALRIRERRIERIQIKKTVPAPQEQSEAE; translated from the coding sequence ATGGCACCTGACCCTGATGGTACCGCAATGTTTCCATGGGGCAGCCTGTTTCTGCTGGCTGTCCTGATTCTGATTAACGGCTTTTTTTCCGCCTCTGAAATCGCAGTCATTACGCTTAACGACAGCAAGATCCGCAAAATGGCGGAAGACGGAAATTCAAAAGCCAAAGCCATCCTGAAGCTGACGCGCAACTCCAACCGCTTTTTGGCGACGATTCAGGTCGGCGTGACGCTGTCCGGCTTTCTCTCCAGTGCGGCGGCGTCGCAGAGCTTTTCCACCATGCTGGCGGATGCACTGCTAGTGACCGGACTGCCCCGCAGTGTTCTGCAGGTTGTTTCGTCCTTGCTCATCACGCTGGTTCTTTCCTACTTTTCGCTGGTGCTGGGGGAGCTGGTTCCCAAGCAGCTGGCGCTGCACCGTGCGGAGGCAATCGCGTTTCGCTTCGCGGGCTTTCTAAACGGCCTGTCGGCGTTCTTTACACCACTAGTGAAGCTGCTGACAGTCAGCACCACAACTGTGCTGCGTTTGTTCAACATCCGCCCCGGGCAGGACGACCAGGAAACCGTAACCGAAGAGGGCATCCGGTTGATGGTGGACGAAGGCGAGGAGCGCGGTGTGATTGAGGAAACCGAAAAGGACATGATTTCCAATGTATTGGACTTTGATGATAACACGGTTTCGGAAATGATGACGCACCGCACCGAAATTGCCGCCGTGGAGGACACCGATACCGTGCAAGATGTGGTGCGCCTTTCTATGGAAAAAGGGTTTTCCCGCATTCCGGTTTACCATGAGGACTTGGACAACATCCTCGGCTTCCTGTATGTAAAGGATCTGCTCAAATTCATTGGGCAGCCACCGCAGGAAGGAAAGCTGACCGACCTGATGCGTCCGGCGGCATTTGTGCCGGAAACGCAGTCCTGCAGCAAGCTGTTTCAGGAGATGACCGAGCAGCATCGCCAGATTGCAGTGGTGGTGGACGAGTACGGCGGCACCGAAGGTCTTATTACGTTGGAAGACCTTCTGGAAGCCATCGTGGGCAGTATTCAGGACGAGTACGACCACGAGGAGGAGGAAATCGTGGAGGATGGGCCGAACCACTGGTCGGTAGAAGGTTCCCTGCTGGTAGAGGACATCGAAGACCTGACGGGTGTCACTCTGCCCAAGGGAGAGTATGAAACCATCGCAGGGCTGATGGTGGCGCTTTTGGGGCGGATTCCGCACGAAAACGAGCACCCCACTGTCAACTGTGAAACCCTGACGCTGACAGCACTGCGCATTCGGGAGCGGCGCATTGAACGTATACAGATTAAAAAGACGGTTCCTGCCCCGCAGGAGCAGTCTGAAGCGGAATAA
- the tpiA gene encoding triose-phosphate isomerase: MKKAIRKAVIAGNWKMNKTPAEAKVLLEGIKPLVKDAGCGVVCCVPYVDLPVVLEAAKGTNIGVGAENCHWEKSGAYTGEVSAEMLASMGVQYVIIGHSERRQYFGETDETVNKRVRAALDAGLTVILCVGESLQQREQGITGELVAMQTKIALGGVSKEELSRIIIAYEPIWAIGTGKTATSEQANEVCKTIRDTVAAVYDKSAADALTIQYGGSMKPANAAELLAQPDVDGGLIGGASLKPEDFAAIVKAATEG, translated from the coding sequence ATGAAGAAAGCAATCCGCAAGGCTGTCATCGCCGGAAACTGGAAAATGAACAAAACCCCCGCAGAGGCCAAAGTGCTGCTGGAGGGAATCAAACCGCTGGTAAAAGACGCCGGCTGCGGCGTTGTCTGCTGCGTACCGTACGTAGACCTGCCCGTCGTGCTGGAAGCTGCCAAAGGCACAAACATTGGCGTCGGTGCGGAAAACTGCCACTGGGAAAAAAGCGGCGCCTACACCGGCGAAGTTTCCGCTGAAATGCTCGCCTCCATGGGGGTTCAGTATGTCATTATCGGCCACAGTGAACGCCGTCAGTACTTCGGTGAAACCGATGAAACCGTCAACAAGCGTGTTCGTGCCGCACTGGATGCCGGTCTGACCGTCATTCTCTGCGTGGGCGAAAGCCTGCAGCAGCGCGAGCAGGGCATTACCGGCGAGCTGGTTGCCATGCAGACCAAAATTGCGCTGGGCGGCGTTTCCAAAGAGGAACTGTCCCGCATCATCATCGCTTATGAACCTATCTGGGCCATCGGCACCGGTAAAACCGCAACCAGCGAGCAGGCAAACGAAGTCTGCAAAACCATCCGCGATACCGTTGCCGCTGTTTATGACAAATCCGCCGCAGACGCTCTGACCATTCAGTACGGCGGCTCAATGAAGCCTGCCAATGCGGCAGAACTGCTTGCACAGCCGGATGTTGACGGCGGACTCATCGGCGGTGCTTCCCTGAAGCCGGAAGACTTCGCTGCCATCGTCAAGGCTGCAACCGAGGGCTGA
- a CDS encoding CYTH domain-containing protein → MEIERKWLMEAKPQGFPVLEEAVVYQGYLCTRPTVRIRSKTCGGQTGYRLCIKGKGTLVREEIELDLPPEKFEALSRLLTQPMIRKDYTVFALPDGLRLEYSEVDTGKPGAFAYAEVEFSSVEAAHAFRAPACLGREVTEEPGWTMADYWNKCVQA, encoded by the coding sequence ATGGAAATTGAACGCAAATGGCTGATGGAGGCAAAACCGCAGGGCTTTCCGGTTCTGGAGGAGGCAGTGGTGTACCAAGGGTATCTTTGCACTCGGCCAACCGTGCGCATCCGCAGCAAAACCTGCGGCGGGCAAACCGGCTACCGCCTGTGCATCAAGGGCAAGGGCACGCTGGTGCGGGAAGAAATCGAGTTGGATCTGCCACCGGAAAAATTCGAGGCGCTTTCCCGCCTGCTGACACAGCCGATGATTCGCAAGGACTACACGGTGTTTGCCCTGCCCGACGGGCTGCGACTGGAATACAGCGAAGTGGACACCGGCAAGCCGGGGGCTTTCGCTTATGCAGAAGTGGAATTTTCCAGTGTGGAAGCCGCGCACGCCTTTCGCGCACCCGCCTGCCTTGGCCGCGAGGTCACAGAGGAGCCGGGCTGGACGATGGCGGACTACTGGAACAAATGCGTGCAGGCTTAA
- the gpmI gene encoding 2,3-bisphosphoglycerate-independent phosphoglycerate mutase — protein sequence MAKKPVILMIMDGFGIAPKEGNAIAAAKKPNLDRLFAANPVTHIGASGLNVGLPDGQMGNSEVGHTNMGAGRVVYQELTRITKSIEDGDFYTNPAFAKAVENCKAHDSALHIFGLLSSGGVHSHLTHIFALVELAKRAGLKKVYLHAFLDGRDVPPKSGKDFLTQCDAKLQEIGVGKIATVAGRYYAMDRDKNWDRLSKAYAAMVYGVGETAATAEEAVQNSYDKNVTDEFVLPAVIDKAGTVKANDSVIFANFRPDRARQITRAFVDPAFDGFERKNGCFPVTFVTMAQYDAEMPNVTVAFPPEKLVNTLGEYISNHGMKQLRIAETEKYAHVTFFFNGGVEEPYPGEDRILVKSPKVATYDLQPEMSAPEVTAKLVDAIHSGKYDMIILNFANCDMVGHTGVFEAAVKAVETVDTCVGKVTDAIADMGGVALITADHGNADKMVDKDGKPFTAHTTNPVPFCVVGYPCKLREGGCLADIAPTMLQIMGLPQPKEMTGKSLIQ from the coding sequence ATGGCAAAAAAACCGGTTATCCTGATGATTATGGACGGCTTCGGCATTGCTCCAAAAGAGGGCAACGCCATCGCCGCCGCTAAGAAACCGAACCTCGACCGTCTGTTTGCCGCCAACCCGGTTACACACATTGGTGCTTCCGGCCTGAATGTGGGCCTGCCGGACGGGCAGATGGGCAACAGTGAAGTCGGCCACACCAACATGGGCGCCGGCCGCGTTGTTTATCAGGAGCTTACCCGCATTACCAAGTCCATTGAGGACGGCGATTTCTACACGAATCCCGCCTTTGCAAAAGCTGTTGAAAACTGCAAAGCACACGACAGTGCCCTGCACATTTTCGGCCTGCTTTCCTCCGGCGGCGTACACAGCCACCTGACACATATCTTCGCGCTGGTAGAACTGGCCAAGCGTGCAGGACTGAAAAAAGTTTATCTGCACGCCTTTTTGGACGGCCGTGACGTGCCGCCGAAGTCCGGCAAGGATTTCCTGACACAGTGCGACGCAAAGCTCCAGGAAATCGGCGTCGGCAAGATTGCCACAGTCGCCGGCCGCTACTACGCCATGGACCGCGACAAAAACTGGGACCGCCTGAGCAAGGCTTACGCCGCCATGGTTTACGGCGTGGGAGAAACCGCCGCAACCGCAGAGGAAGCGGTTCAGAATTCCTATGACAAGAATGTTACGGACGAATTCGTTCTGCCCGCCGTAATCGACAAAGCCGGCACCGTGAAGGCCAATGACTCCGTCATCTTCGCAAACTTCCGTCCTGACCGTGCCCGGCAGATTACCCGCGCGTTCGTTGACCCCGCATTTGACGGCTTTGAACGCAAAAACGGCTGCTTCCCGGTCACCTTTGTCACCATGGCGCAGTACGATGCTGAAATGCCGAATGTTACCGTCGCATTCCCGCCGGAAAAGTTGGTCAACACGCTGGGCGAATATATCTCTAACCACGGCATGAAACAGCTGCGCATTGCCGAAACCGAAAAGTACGCGCATGTGACGTTCTTTTTTAACGGCGGCGTGGAAGAGCCGTATCCGGGTGAAGACCGCATTCTGGTCAAATCCCCCAAAGTGGCAACCTATGACCTGCAGCCGGAAATGAGCGCACCGGAAGTCACCGCAAAGCTGGTGGATGCCATTCATTCCGGTAAATACGATATGATTATCCTCAACTTCGCGAACTGCGATATGGTTGGTCACACCGGCGTGTTTGAAGCCGCTGTGAAAGCCGTGGAAACCGTAGACACCTGCGTCGGTAAAGTCACAGACGCCATTGCGGACATGGGCGGCGTCGCGCTGATTACCGCAGACCACGGCAACGCGGATAAAATGGTGGACAAGGACGGCAAGCCCTTTACCGCACACACCACCAACCCGGTTCCGTTCTGCGTAGTCGGCTATCCCTGCAAACTGCGTGAGGGCGGCTGCCTGGCAGACATTGCCCCAACCATGCTGCAGATCATGGGTCTGCCGCAGCCGAAAGAAATGACCGGAAAAAGCCTGATTCAGTAA
- a CDS encoding phosphoglycerate kinase has protein sequence MNYLNKKTVEDIDVAGKRVLVRCDFNVPFDSEGNISDTKRIDGALPTIKYLVNHKAKVILCSHLGRPKGEFNMKFSLAPVAKCLSEKLGQEVKMAKDVIGEDAKGIAASLKDGEVELLENVRFHKEEEKNDPAFAKELASMADIYVNDAFGTAHRAHASTAGVADYLPAVCGYLIQKEITVMGTALQDPKRPFVAILGGAKVSDKIGVITNLLDKVDTLIIGGAMAYTFMNALGYSIGSSLCEKDKIDTAKDIMAKAKEKDVKFLIPLDNVVAKEYAENAEFQTIPSDCIPDGWMGLDIGPKTREAFAQAIRGAGTVVWNGPMGVSEWKNFAAGTIAVAKAVAESNAISIIGGGDSAAAVENLGFADKMTHISTGGGASLEFLEGKVLPGIACLNDKD, from the coding sequence ATGAACTATCTGAACAAAAAAACCGTCGAAGATATTGATGTCGCCGGTAAACGGGTACTCGTCCGCTGCGACTTCAATGTCCCATTTGACAGTGAAGGAAATATCAGCGACACAAAGCGCATTGACGGTGCCCTGCCCACCATCAAGTACCTGGTGAACCACAAAGCAAAGGTCATTCTCTGCTCCCATTTGGGCCGCCCGAAGGGCGAGTTCAACATGAAATTCTCCCTGGCACCGGTTGCCAAGTGCCTTTCCGAAAAGCTCGGTCAGGAAGTCAAGATGGCAAAAGACGTCATTGGCGAAGACGCCAAGGGCATTGCCGCTTCGCTGAAAGACGGCGAAGTTGAGCTGCTCGAAAACGTTCGCTTCCACAAGGAAGAGGAAAAGAACGACCCGGCGTTTGCAAAAGAGCTGGCATCCATGGCTGACATCTACGTCAACGATGCTTTCGGCACCGCACACCGCGCGCACGCTTCCACCGCCGGTGTGGCAGACTACCTGCCGGCTGTCTGCGGCTACCTCATCCAGAAGGAAATCACCGTGATGGGCACAGCCCTGCAGGACCCGAAGCGTCCGTTTGTTGCCATTCTCGGCGGTGCAAAGGTTTCTGATAAAATCGGCGTCATCACCAACCTGCTTGATAAAGTGGACACCCTCATCATCGGCGGCGCTATGGCTTACACTTTTATGAATGCACTGGGTTACAGCATCGGCTCTTCCCTGTGTGAAAAAGACAAGATCGACACTGCCAAAGATATCATGGCAAAGGCCAAGGAAAAGGACGTCAAATTCCTGATTCCGCTTGACAATGTGGTTGCAAAGGAATATGCTGAGAATGCCGAATTCCAGACCATTCCTTCCGACTGTATCCCGGACGGCTGGATGGGACTGGACATTGGCCCGAAAACACGCGAAGCGTTCGCACAGGCAATCCGCGGCGCAGGCACCGTGGTGTGGAACGGCCCGATGGGCGTTTCTGAATGGAAAAACTTTGCAGCCGGCACCATTGCCGTTGCGAAGGCAGTTGCGGAAAGCAACGCGATTTCCATTATCGGCGGCGGCGACTCCGCAGCGGCAGTCGAAAACCTCGGCTTTGCCGACAAGATGACGCACATTTCCACAGGCGGCGGCGCCTCCCTCGAATTCCTCGAAGGAAAGGTTTTGCCCGGCATTGCCTGCCTGAACGATAAAGATTAA
- a CDS encoding tRNA (cytidine(34)-2'-O)-methyltransferase, with protein MHTLNLVLVEPEIPQNTGNIARTCALTGARLHLVGPMGFQIDDRKLKRAGLDYWHLLDITYYRSLDEFFQKNDGPYFYFSTKARHIHSDVSYPDGAYLVFGKETAGLPEELLKANPDSCVRIPMRNHPDARSLNLSNSAAIAAYEVLRQWGYPDLLCEGQLHHLHW; from the coding sequence ATGCATACACTGAACCTGGTTCTGGTCGAACCGGAAATCCCCCAGAACACCGGCAACATCGCGCGCACCTGCGCACTGACGGGCGCGCGGCTGCATTTAGTAGGGCCGATGGGGTTTCAAATTGACGACCGCAAGCTCAAGCGTGCCGGTCTGGACTACTGGCACCTGCTGGACATTACGTATTACCGCAGTCTGGACGAATTCTTTCAAAAAAATGACGGCCCGTATTTCTATTTTTCCACGAAAGCACGTCATATTCACTCGGACGTCTCCTACCCGGACGGTGCCTATCTGGTGTTCGGCAAAGAAACCGCCGGTCTGCCTGAAGAGCTTCTGAAAGCCAATCCGGACAGCTGCGTGCGCATCCCCATGCGCAACCACCCCGACGCGCGCAGCCTGAACCTCTCCAACAGCGCCGCCATTGCCGCTTATGAAGTGCTGCGCCAGTGGGGCTATCCAGACCTGCTCTGCGAAGGACAGCTGCACCACCTGCATTGGTAA